A part of Saccharicrinis carchari genomic DNA contains:
- a CDS encoding RNA polymerase sigma factor, with the protein MSVKNLTEIIKQCQRNNSKAQKTLYQKFSPWLFGVCLQYCKDRTDAEDNLQDGFIKIFTNIDKFRFEGSFEGWMRRIMVNTIIESFRKKNPVYLVDSMETYQIEDEESTDDVPLHSSRELLQIIESLPPKYKLVFNLYALEGLSHQEISEMLDISVGTSKSNLSRARKILKQKLSLKKDSKTQTA; encoded by the coding sequence ATGAGCGTGAAGAACCTTACCGAAATTATAAAACAATGCCAAAGGAATAATTCCAAAGCGCAAAAAACTTTGTACCAGAAGTTTTCGCCTTGGCTGTTCGGTGTGTGCTTGCAGTATTGTAAGGATAGGACGGATGCTGAGGATAATTTACAGGACGGTTTTATCAAGATTTTTACTAACATCGATAAATTTAGGTTCGAAGGTTCTTTTGAAGGTTGGATGCGAAGGATAATGGTAAATACGATTATAGAATCTTTCCGGAAAAAAAATCCGGTATATCTGGTCGATTCCATGGAAACCTATCAGATAGAAGATGAAGAAAGTACAGATGACGTTCCGCTACATTCTTCCAGGGAGCTGCTCCAAATAATAGAGTCGTTGCCACCAAAGTATAAGCTGGTATTTAACCTTTATGCACTCGAGGGTTTATCCCATCAGGAAATATCCGAAATGCTGGATATATCCGTAGGCACCTCAAAGTCGAATTTGTCGCGTGCCCGTAAGATTTTAAAACAGAAGCTATCTTTGAAAAAAGACAGCAAAACGCAAACAGCTTGA
- a CDS encoding L-threonylcarbamoyladenylate synthase codes for MFLKIYEENPNPKDIREVAEALRKGAIVIYPTDTIYGIGCDINNARAVEMIARIKNINLKKDHLSFVCYDLSQIAEYTKSLDNSTFKVMKRNLPGPFTFIVNANSNVPKLFKNNKKTVGIRVPDNNIIRELVKELGNPILSTSVHDDDEIIEYTTDPELIYEKYQHMVDIVIDGGYGDNKPSTIVDCTGGGFDILRQGKGELEF; via the coding sequence ATGTTTTTAAAAATCTACGAAGAAAATCCTAATCCGAAAGATATAAGGGAAGTGGCCGAAGCCTTACGTAAAGGTGCCATCGTTATTTATCCTACCGACACCATTTATGGTATTGGTTGCGATATAAATAATGCAAGGGCTGTGGAAATGATTGCCCGCATAAAAAATATCAACTTGAAAAAAGACCACCTGTCATTTGTTTGTTACGATTTGAGCCAAATAGCTGAATATACTAAAAGTTTGGATAACAGTACTTTTAAGGTAATGAAGAGGAATCTGCCGGGACCATTTACTTTTATCGTGAACGCCAACTCCAATGTGCCTAAGCTTTTTAAAAACAACAAAAAAACGGTGGGCATAAGAGTGCCCGATAACAATATTATCCGGGAGCTCGTTAAGGAATTGGGTAACCCTATTTTAAGTACATCGGTACACGATGACGATGAGATAATAGAATATACCACCGATCCTGAACTTATTTACGAAAAATACCAGCATATGGTGGATATAGTTATCGATGGTGGATACGGCGATAATAAACCCTCTACTATTGTGGACTGCACCGGTGGTGGTTTTGATATACTTAGGCAGGGAAAGGGCGAGCTGGAGTTTTAA
- a CDS encoding 16S rRNA (uracil(1498)-N(3))-methyltransferase has protein sequence MHLFYEPHFLSNGYSLSPNESKHCIRVLRHKQGDIVRVMDGRGSVCTASITEANPKKCVLNIIDTQTTEPRSYSIHMAVAPTKNIERFEWFLEKATEIGIDNITPIICDHSERKVIKHERLEKVIVAAAKQSLKAYVPVLNKATRYKDFIVSLTESNNGFIAHCEDSSKELLKTAYTPNSNVLILIGPEGDFTKDEIKLALERGCRAISLGEERLRTETAALIACATVNIVNMM, from the coding sequence ATGCATCTTTTTTACGAGCCTCATTTTTTAAGTAACGGTTATTCTTTATCCCCGAACGAATCAAAACACTGTATTCGGGTATTACGGCATAAGCAAGGCGACATAGTGCGTGTGATGGATGGCAGAGGCTCTGTGTGTACAGCAAGTATCACTGAGGCCAATCCAAAAAAATGTGTTTTAAACATTATCGACACCCAAACTACGGAACCACGCAGCTATTCCATTCATATGGCTGTAGCACCAACAAAAAATATCGAACGCTTTGAGTGGTTTCTGGAAAAGGCGACCGAGATAGGAATAGACAACATCACCCCCATTATCTGTGATCACTCAGAAAGAAAGGTGATTAAACACGAAAGGTTAGAAAAAGTAATTGTAGCAGCCGCCAAACAATCGCTTAAAGCATATGTGCCTGTGCTTAATAAAGCTACCCGATACAAAGATTTTATCGTATCCTTAACGGAATCTAACAATGGTTTTATTGCCCATTGCGAAGACAGCTCGAAAGAGTTATTAAAAACTGCCTACACGCCAAATAGCAATGTTTTGATTTTAATTGGCCCTGAAGGCGACTTTACGAAGGACGAAATTAAACTAGCGCTGGAAAGGGGATGCCGTGCGATAAGCCTTGGAGAAGAACGTTTACGTACCGAAACTGCCGCATTGATAGCTTGCGCAACGGTAAATATCGTTAATATGATGTAA
- a CDS encoding diphosphate--fructose-6-phosphate 1-phosphotransferase, whose protein sequence is MIKSPLQIARESYNPKLPEALKGTVKIVEGNKTESVADQGDISKLFPNTYGMPILSFEAGESAATDKAISVGVILSGGQAPGGHNVISGIYDGLKKLNPANKVYGFLGGPGGLVNNEYSELTDDVIDHYRNTGGFDIIGSGRTKLEEEAQFDKGLENCKALGINALVIIGGDDSNTNACVLAEYFLQKKSGVQVIGVPKTIDGDLKNEMIETSFGFDTACKVYSELIGNIQRDANSAKKYWHFIKLMGRSASHIALECALQTQPNVTIISEEVEANNMTLGEVIDHISEVVVNRAANGENFGTVLIPEGLVEFMPAMKKLISELNDILAHNEVAVSTMETNKERREFVVKKLSADMAEVFRSLPNSFANQLMLDRDPHGNVQVSMIETEKLLIDMVKAKLKKMKKAGEYKGKFSAQGHFFGYEGRCAAPSNFDADYCYSLGYTASVLIAAGKSGYMASVRNLTAPASEWIAGGVPITMMMNMERRHGAMKPVIQKALVRLDGAPFNALKRQRDEWAANTMYVYPGPIQYFGPSEVCDMPTKTLLEESK, encoded by the coding sequence GTTGAGGGAAATAAAACTGAATCTGTAGCCGATCAAGGCGATATATCCAAGCTTTTTCCTAATACTTACGGAATGCCTATTTTGAGTTTTGAAGCAGGAGAATCGGCTGCTACGGACAAAGCCATAAGTGTAGGTGTAATATTATCAGGAGGACAGGCGCCAGGGGGGCATAATGTTATTTCAGGTATCTATGATGGTTTAAAAAAGTTGAATCCGGCAAACAAAGTGTATGGCTTTTTGGGTGGACCCGGAGGATTGGTCAACAATGAATACAGCGAACTGACAGATGATGTTATCGATCATTACAGAAATACCGGAGGATTCGATATTATTGGTTCCGGCAGAACAAAATTAGAAGAAGAAGCTCAGTTTGATAAAGGACTGGAAAATTGCAAGGCACTGGGAATTAATGCCCTTGTAATTATTGGTGGGGATGACTCAAATACAAATGCTTGTGTGTTGGCTGAATATTTCCTTCAAAAAAAGTCGGGTGTGCAGGTTATCGGTGTGCCTAAGACTATTGATGGCGATCTTAAAAACGAAATGATAGAAACCTCGTTTGGCTTTGATACGGCATGTAAAGTGTATAGCGAGCTGATTGGTAATATTCAGCGCGATGCCAATTCGGCAAAAAAATATTGGCATTTTATTAAGCTGATGGGACGTTCTGCTTCGCATATCGCCCTGGAGTGCGCATTACAAACCCAACCTAATGTAACCATTATCTCAGAGGAGGTAGAGGCTAATAATATGACCCTGGGAGAGGTGATCGATCACATTTCAGAGGTGGTTGTAAATCGTGCAGCCAATGGCGAAAATTTTGGAACCGTGCTGATTCCGGAGGGCTTGGTTGAATTTATGCCTGCCATGAAAAAACTGATTTCGGAGCTTAATGATATCTTGGCTCATAATGAAGTGGCAGTGAGCACGATGGAGACAAATAAAGAACGAAGGGAATTTGTGGTAAAAAAGCTATCGGCAGATATGGCCGAGGTATTCCGCAGCTTGCCCAATTCTTTTGCCAATCAGTTGATGTTGGATCGTGATCCCCACGGTAACGTGCAGGTGTCGATGATTGAAACGGAGAAACTTTTGATAGACATGGTGAAAGCCAAGCTCAAAAAAATGAAAAAAGCAGGCGAGTACAAAGGCAAGTTTTCTGCGCAAGGTCACTTTTTTGGCTACGAAGGTCGTTGTGCAGCGCCCTCTAATTTTGATGCAGATTACTGTTATTCGTTAGGATATACAGCTTCAGTATTGATTGCCGCCGGAAAATCAGGTTATATGGCATCGGTACGTAACTTAACAGCACCGGCAAGCGAATGGATTGCCGGAGGGGTGCCAATTACCATGATGATGAACATGGAGCGCCGCCATGGTGCTATGAAACCCGTAATACAAAAAGCATTGGTTCGTTTAGATGGAGCCCCGTTTAATGCACTCAAACGACAGCGCGACGAGTGGGCAGCGAACACCATGTACGTGTACCCCGGGCCTATTCAATATTTTGGTCCTTCCGAAGTATGCGATATGCCCACCAAAACCTTATTGGAAGAAAGCAAATAA
- a CDS encoding sensor histidine kinase: MRLFFSYIIYLTTFVVVQAQEKGDKNILLLNSYHVGYQWTDDVTRGVRDAIVPNNKAELFVEYLDSKRFEGGTHFSELVNLYKNAYSKINIDGIICSDNYAFEFYLKEGDNIWGKNIPVTFCGVNNIDNYQYNTQRIKGIREDIDVKRTLDLLYSLQPNTDSLIVITDNTLSGFFFRSRFDEELKQYNAKIPCKILDGSDYRKIKDKLKQLSPENKAIILLSLYSKIDDVPVSIKNISSELFKDIEIPIYSFWDFLLDDFITGGSVISGFRQGYKAAELLTNRIDKPHLHFPDLMATSYHATFDYNILNKYHLNSGQLPKHTTFINKQIPFYIRYNKQFAFFLGALILLLVIIIVLIRNIAKRQSIERKLLESEERLELALNGANEGMWDIQLPTRKIVYSKNYALLLGYQSTKDLALDFDNWHKQFRAADVPKMEKAFLLHLNGDTPVLKLELPMRMQDGSFRYFSIQGKVTEYDINNAPVRITGITKDISSRKEFERQLKIAKEKAEESDRLKSSFLANMSHEIRTPMNAILGFSDILINYNLSPSEIKDYLSQIKNSGENLLNIINDIVDFSRIESGQLTIRKERFDLNKLLTNVMYAGKTLIKTRKKNITLSLVNATDQGAVFINSDPYRLEQILLNLISNAVKFTNKGGIVLKYHPTHNGLLTFIVSDTGQGITSEDQKIIFERFRQANNTQTLPSGTGLGLSITRSLVHLLGGSIWVESELKKGSVFSFTIRV; this comes from the coding sequence ATGAGGTTATTTTTTAGCTATATTATTTATTTAACAACCTTTGTTGTGGTGCAGGCACAAGAAAAAGGTGACAAAAATATCCTATTACTTAACTCCTATCACGTGGGATATCAATGGACGGATGATGTAACCCGAGGCGTTAGAGATGCCATTGTACCAAATAATAAAGCCGAGTTATTTGTAGAGTACCTTGACTCGAAACGCTTTGAAGGTGGAACGCATTTTTCGGAGCTGGTAAACCTGTACAAGAATGCCTACAGCAAAATAAATATTGATGGCATCATTTGCTCCGACAACTACGCTTTTGAGTTTTATTTAAAGGAGGGCGACAATATTTGGGGCAAAAACATACCTGTTACGTTTTGTGGTGTCAATAACATCGACAATTATCAGTATAACACACAAAGAATTAAGGGCATAAGGGAAGATATAGATGTAAAAAGAACTTTAGACCTCCTTTATTCTTTGCAGCCAAATACCGATTCGCTTATTGTTATCACTGATAATACCTTATCCGGATTTTTTTTTCGGAGTCGTTTTGATGAAGAATTGAAGCAATACAATGCAAAAATCCCCTGCAAAATACTGGACGGAAGCGACTATAGGAAGATTAAGGATAAACTGAAACAATTATCACCTGAGAACAAAGCTATTATACTTTTGAGCTTATATTCTAAAATAGATGATGTCCCTGTCAGCATAAAAAATATAAGTTCGGAACTTTTTAAAGATATTGAAATCCCAATATATAGTTTTTGGGATTTTTTGTTAGATGATTTCATCACCGGAGGTAGTGTTATTTCAGGTTTCAGGCAAGGTTATAAGGCAGCAGAACTTCTAACAAATAGAATAGACAAACCACATCTGCACTTTCCCGATTTAATGGCCACTTCGTATCATGCTACCTTTGATTACAACATTTTAAATAAATACCACCTTAACTCCGGCCAACTACCCAAACACACCACATTCATAAACAAACAAATACCATTTTACATCCGTTACAATAAACAATTCGCCTTCTTTTTAGGTGCACTTATACTATTGCTTGTTATTATAATCGTTTTGATACGAAACATCGCAAAGCGGCAAAGCATTGAACGGAAGCTTTTGGAGAGTGAGGAGCGTCTGGAACTAGCACTGAATGGAGCCAACGAGGGGATGTGGGACATACAGCTACCAACTCGTAAAATAGTGTACAGCAAAAATTATGCTTTATTGCTGGGGTACCAATCCACAAAGGACTTAGCCTTAGACTTCGACAATTGGCATAAACAGTTCAGAGCAGCGGATGTACCAAAGATGGAGAAAGCCTTTTTACTCCACCTCAATGGCGATACTCCTGTATTAAAACTAGAGCTTCCCATGCGTATGCAAGATGGCTCCTTTCGCTATTTCTCTATTCAAGGTAAAGTAACAGAATATGACATAAATAATGCGCCCGTTCGCATCACCGGCATTACCAAGGATATATCGTCGCGAAAAGAGTTTGAAAGGCAGCTGAAAATAGCTAAAGAAAAAGCGGAGGAAAGCGATCGCTTAAAATCCTCTTTTTTGGCCAATATGAGCCATGAAATACGCACACCCATGAACGCTATACTTGGTTTCTCAGATATATTGATAAACTACAACCTAAGTCCCTCAGAAATTAAAGATTATCTATCGCAGATTAAAAATAGTGGCGAGAATTTATTGAACATTATTAACGACATCGTTGATTTTTCGAGAATCGAATCTGGGCAGCTTACCATCCGCAAGGAACGTTTTGACCTAAATAAACTACTTACAAACGTTATGTATGCAGGAAAAACATTAATTAAGACCCGCAAAAAAAACATTACGCTAAGTTTGGTCAACGCAACAGATCAAGGCGCCGTATTTATTAATTCTGACCCCTACAGGCTTGAACAAATCCTGTTGAATTTAATATCCAATGCGGTAAAGTTTACAAACAAAGGAGGTATTGTTTTAAAATATCACCCCACTCACAATGGCTTACTCACCTTTATTGTTTCGGATACCGGTCAGGGCATAACATCAGAAGACCAAAAAATTATTTTTGAACGCTTCAGGCAGGCCAACAACACACAAACCCTGCCCTCGGGAACCGGGCTTGGCTTGTCTATAACACGCAGTCTCGTTCACCTCCTGGGAGGATCCATATGGGTAGAGTCGGAACTCAAAAAAGGTTCAGTATTTAGTTTTACTATTAGGGTCTAA
- a CDS encoding XRE family transcriptional regulator, translating to MYFPDNIKFLRKRRKLSQADLAAQLELTRTTLAGYEKNVQPPFKVLIRFAEYFHLSIDALLRYNLQALSEFQLTQIEDGFDVDVTGKKLRLLTISVDSQGDENIEIVPLKAQAGYTNSYGDLDFIGSLERFSLPFLPKDKTYRTFQIRGDSMLPVPEGAWVTCSYLENWEEIKDGTPCIVVTRDEGIVFKLLYKQLQKKQSLLLVSTNRDYKPYELSINKVLEIWKFETYNRFEIGDANA from the coding sequence ATGTACTTCCCCGACAATATTAAATTTTTACGTAAACGGCGCAAATTGTCTCAGGCCGATCTGGCAGCTCAACTGGAACTTACGCGGACTACCCTGGCCGGTTACGAAAAAAATGTTCAGCCGCCATTTAAGGTACTCATCAGATTTGCCGAATACTTCCATCTTTCTATCGATGCCCTGTTACGGTACAATTTGCAGGCTCTGTCAGAATTTCAGCTTACGCAAATAGAAGATGGTTTTGATGTGGACGTAACAGGTAAAAAGTTACGCCTGCTCACTATTTCGGTGGATAGCCAGGGGGATGAAAATATTGAAATAGTACCTCTGAAAGCACAAGCCGGTTACACCAACAGCTATGGCGATTTGGATTTTATAGGCTCGCTGGAGAGATTTTCGCTGCCTTTTTTACCCAAGGATAAAACCTACCGTACTTTCCAAATCCGTGGCGACTCGATGCTTCCCGTACCTGAGGGGGCGTGGGTAACTTGTTCGTATCTCGAAAACTGGGAAGAAATAAAGGACGGAACCCCTTGCATCGTGGTAACCCGCGACGAGGGTATCGTATTTAAGTTGCTGTACAAGCAACTACAAAAAAAACAAAGCCTGTTGCTGGTGTCTACCAACCGCGATTACAAGCCTTACGAACTTTCCATAAATAAGGTGCTTGAAATATGGAAGTTTGAAACATATAATAGGTTTGAGATAGGTGATGCGAACGCTTAA
- a CDS encoding outer membrane beta-barrel protein, which translates to MKKNNNIDRIFSEGLANYSETPPAFVWEAIGEGMQGAKGTKKALIIWRSLAAAAVIGLVFLGGLFWHNINKSNAIADADLQQVGSLEHLSEDENKGAYKYKGAGNSKADMANDAMRNGQTQTGLNESKPYEIVDKSRFDNVVQANPASALASVTSAKILTAEENIVAGEGGNASDSQQYAAVDNNSVYTNRRGTGYEIENSNTPVLQKIDEHADFRLADYKGVDANRIFKDKNKAALKAGTINSLMQAFDKQISSPETEKRALQFALGGQFSPSYSYRETGSSGASGRSAVNEDGIVSYTGGINLNVKTRKRWEIETGVYYSQVGQKFSNPLIGHPDKMFLSAGSDAGVQSKKPNLQNSLGNIALDPSSQKELVKEVAITNGAFRLNSDNLGYSPNQVDAITVQQELDYIEVPLLLRYNLIDNLVGLSVSGGMSANFLIDNNAYRVENSSKDRIGETQGINEISYSAIFGMGLRTPIFKSLDFNLEPRLRYFMNSVSDSPGSSYKPYSIGIYTGVSYRF; encoded by the coding sequence ATGAAAAAAAACAATAATATAGACCGTATTTTTTCCGAAGGCCTGGCCAACTATTCCGAAACGCCTCCTGCTTTTGTATGGGAGGCAATAGGTGAGGGAATGCAAGGAGCCAAGGGAACTAAGAAAGCACTGATTATATGGCGGAGTCTGGCTGCCGCCGCTGTGATTGGACTTGTGTTTTTGGGAGGCCTGTTTTGGCATAACATAAACAAAAGTAACGCAATAGCCGATGCTGATTTGCAACAGGTAGGTTCGCTTGAGCACTTATCGGAGGATGAAAATAAGGGAGCATATAAATATAAGGGGGCTGGCAACAGTAAAGCGGATATGGCTAATGATGCTATGCGCAACGGACAAACCCAAACCGGGCTAAACGAAAGCAAGCCGTACGAAATTGTCGATAAGTCCCGGTTTGACAATGTGGTACAGGCCAATCCTGCAAGTGCATTAGCCTCAGTAACTAGCGCAAAAATATTGACTGCCGAAGAGAACATAGTTGCAGGGGAGGGAGGTAATGCTTCAGATAGTCAGCAGTATGCGGCAGTAGATAACAACTCCGTTTATACAAATAGGAGGGGTACGGGGTATGAAATTGAAAACAGCAATACCCCAGTGCTTCAAAAAATAGACGAACATGCAGATTTTAGACTGGCCGATTACAAGGGGGTTGATGCCAATCGGATTTTTAAGGATAAAAATAAGGCTGCATTAAAAGCTGGTACCATCAATAGTTTAATGCAGGCTTTCGATAAGCAAATATCTTCTCCTGAAACAGAGAAAAGGGCTTTGCAGTTTGCCTTGGGAGGTCAGTTTTCGCCCAGCTATTCGTATCGTGAAACAGGATCGTCTGGTGCTTCCGGCAGGTCTGCTGTCAACGAAGACGGTATCGTGTCGTACACGGGAGGGATAAACCTGAATGTAAAAACACGGAAAAGATGGGAAATAGAAACCGGGGTGTATTATTCGCAGGTGGGACAAAAGTTTAGCAACCCGCTGATTGGTCACCCGGACAAAATGTTTTTATCTGCCGGATCGGATGCGGGTGTCCAAAGCAAAAAACCCAATCTGCAAAACTCCTTGGGCAATATTGCCTTAGATCCTTCATCTCAAAAGGAATTAGTAAAAGAAGTAGCTATCACTAATGGAGCTTTCCGTTTAAATTCGGACAACCTTGGCTATTCACCAAATCAAGTGGACGCCATAACAGTACAGCAAGAGTTGGATTACATTGAGGTGCCTTTACTTTTGCGTTACAATCTGATCGATAATTTAGTGGGGCTGTCGGTGTCGGGCGGAATGAGTGCCAATTTTTTGATTGATAACAATGCCTACCGGGTAGAAAACAGCTCAAAAGATAGGATCGGAGAAACGCAGGGTATCAACGAAATAAGTTATAGTGCCATATTTGGTATGGGGTTGCGTACCCCCATATTTAAATCGCTCGATTTTAACCTGGAGCCCAGGCTAAGGTATTTTATGAATTCGGTAAGTGATAGTCCCGGAAGTAGTTATAAACCTTATTCAATTGGAATTTATACCGGGGTAAGCTATCGTTTTTAA
- a CDS encoding RrF2 family transcriptional regulator, protein MSKIITLSEAASIALHGMVLIAKSDKKLNVNQISETIDSSRHHVAKVFQRLAKENFVSSNRGPNGGFVMKKEPKDVTLLELYEVIEGPVEVQGCPSNKEKCPFNKCIMGDLATALACEFKDFLGRQTLADYV, encoded by the coding sequence ATGTCTAAGATTATCACTTTATCCGAAGCCGCCTCCATAGCTTTGCATGGCATGGTTTTAATTGCAAAGTCGGATAAAAAGCTCAATGTAAATCAAATATCCGAGACCATCGATAGCTCTCGGCATCATGTAGCAAAGGTGTTTCAACGTTTGGCTAAGGAAAATTTTGTGTCCTCTAACCGTGGCCCTAATGGAGGGTTTGTAATGAAAAAGGAACCTAAGGATGTAACGCTACTCGAGTTGTATGAGGTGATAGAAGGACCAGTGGAGGTGCAGGGCTGTCCCAGTAACAAGGAAAAATGTCCTTTTAACAAGTGTATTATGGGCGACCTGGCAACGGCCTTGGCCTGCGAATTCAAAGATTTTCTGGGTCGTCAGACTTTAGCCGACTATGTATAG
- the pruA gene encoding L-glutamate gamma-semialdehyde dehydrogenase: MPKGIFRVPTAKNETVLSYAPGSQERKELEAQLKAFKQHEVDIPMYIGGQEIRTGNKISMHPPHNTKHCLGYYHQGDETHVYKAIDAALTAKKKWADLSWEHRASIFLKAAELVAGPYRQKLNAATILGQSKNAYQAEIDSACELADFLRFNVQYMCDVYAQQPESSPGIWNRVEHRPLEGFVFALTPFNFTAIAGNLPTAPAMMGNTVVWKPSKSAVYSAKVLMEVFMEAGVPAGVINLVYASGPVMAKVVFGHPEFAGIHFTGSTGVFQSMWKTIGANIEKYKSYPRIVGETGGKDYILAHKSCDAKAVATAIVRGGFEYQGQKCSAASRVYIPQSRWDEIKTYVGNQLSEIKVGDPEDFSNFVNAVIDEASFDKLAAAIDEAKASKEAQVIFGGNYDKTEGYFIEPTIIQTTNPKYITMQEELFGPVLTLYVYEDNKFEETMDILDSTSVYALTGAIFSQDRYAAELATQRLVNTAGNFYINDKPTGAVVGQQPFGGARGSGTNDKAGSAINLMRWVSPRTIKETFVPAHDYKYPFLG, encoded by the coding sequence ATGCCTAAAGGGATATTCAGAGTACCTACAGCCAAAAATGAGACGGTATTGAGCTATGCACCCGGATCGCAAGAAAGAAAAGAGCTGGAAGCACAATTAAAGGCTTTTAAACAGCACGAAGTGGACATCCCCATGTATATAGGCGGACAGGAAATCAGAACCGGGAATAAGATTTCGATGCATCCCCCGCATAATACCAAGCATTGTTTGGGGTATTATCACCAAGGCGACGAAACGCATGTTTACAAAGCTATTGATGCCGCTTTAACCGCCAAGAAAAAATGGGCCGACTTGAGCTGGGAACATCGGGCATCTATATTTTTAAAAGCGGCCGAATTGGTGGCAGGCCCGTACCGGCAAAAGCTGAACGCAGCTACTATTTTAGGGCAATCGAAAAATGCTTACCAGGCCGAGATAGATTCGGCCTGCGAACTGGCCGATTTTTTACGTTTTAATGTGCAATATATGTGCGATGTATATGCCCAGCAACCGGAGTCGTCGCCGGGCATATGGAATAGGGTGGAGCACCGTCCCTTAGAAGGCTTTGTATTTGCCCTTACCCCCTTTAATTTCACCGCCATTGCCGGTAACTTGCCAACGGCACCTGCCATGATGGGCAACACCGTTGTTTGGAAACCTTCGAAATCGGCCGTTTACTCTGCAAAGGTTTTGATGGAGGTATTTATGGAGGCGGGTGTGCCTGCCGGAGTTATCAATTTGGTTTACGCATCAGGTCCCGTTATGGCAAAAGTTGTTTTTGGACATCCTGAGTTTGCCGGTATTCATTTTACAGGATCCACCGGTGTATTCCAAAGTATGTGGAAAACCATAGGCGCCAATATCGAAAAGTATAAATCGTATCCGCGTATTGTAGGCGAAACGGGTGGTAAGGATTACATCCTGGCGCATAAATCGTGCGATGCCAAAGCGGTAGCCACAGCAATTGTACGTGGAGGTTTTGAATACCAGGGGCAAAAGTGCTCGGCTGCCTCGAGGGTTTACATTCCCCAAAGTCGTTGGGACGAGATAAAAACTTATGTGGGTAATCAGTTGTCAGAAATAAAGGTTGGCGACCCGGAAGATTTCTCCAATTTTGTTAATGCAGTCATCGACGAGGCGTCCTTCGATAAACTTGCTGCTGCAATTGATGAGGCTAAAGCAAGCAAAGAGGCTCAGGTTATTTTTGGTGGTAATTATGATAAGACGGAAGGTTATTTTATTGAACCCACCATCATACAAACAACAAATCCTAAATATATTACCATGCAGGAGGAGCTGTTTGGGCCTGTACTCACCTTGTATGTTTACGAGGACAATAAGTTTGAAGAAACAATGGATATACTGGACAGTACTTCTGTTTATGCACTTACCGGAGCTATATTTTCGCAGGATAGGTATGCCGCCGAATTAGCTACCCAAAGGTTGGTAAATACAGCAGGTAATTTTTATATTAACGACAAGCCAACGGGCGCAGTAGTGGGTCAGCAACCTTTTGGTGGAGCCAGAGGTTCGGGTACCAACGACAAGGCCGGATCGGCTATTAACTTGATGCGTTGGGTAAGCCCGCGTACTATCAAGGAAACCTTTGTTCCGGCACACGATTACAAATATCCTTTTTTAGGATAA